A genomic segment from Malaclemys terrapin pileata isolate rMalTer1 chromosome 1, rMalTer1.hap1, whole genome shotgun sequence encodes:
- the CCDC71L gene encoding coiled-coil domain-containing protein 71L — MKQEGAGRGAAAGLGAAAWGEEGEAEKVVYSRSQVSFAGTKALGDAFKLFMPRSTEFMSSDSELWNFLCSLKHQFSPVILRSKDVYGYASCRAVVPDGLPAPGHRTRRGAARRRPPAAGAKRGAPGRAKKRRKRAPALAGPPGREAQRPREEEQVDSVEVPSCAPFGGRSLEEIWKAATPSLTTFPTIRVRGSVWNPRSLEAARRQAQQILRVDLAPVVRIRRFPVARS, encoded by the coding sequence ATGAAGCAGGAGGGAGCCGGCCGGGGAGCTGCTGCCGGGCTCGGCGCGGCGGCGTGGGGCGAGGAGGGCGAGGCGGAGAAAGTTGTCTACTCCCGGTCGCAGGTGTCTTTCGCCGGCACCAAGGCGCTGGGCGACGCCTTCAAGCTCTTCATGCCCCGCTCCACCGAGTTCATGAGCTCGGACTCGGAGCTGTGGAACTTCCTCTGCAGCCTCAAGCACCAGTTCTCCCCGGTCATCCTGCGCAGCAAGGACGTGTACGGCTACGCCTCCTGCCGGGCCGTGGTCCCCGACGGGCTCCCGGCGCCGGGACACCGCACCCGCCGCGGAGCGGCCAGGAGGCGCCCCCCGGCCGCCGGCGCCAAGCGCGGAGCGCCCGGCCGCGCAAAGAAGAGGAGGAAACGCGCCCCAGCGCTTGCCGGTCCCCCCGGCAGGGAAGCGCAGCGGCCGCGGGAGGAGGAACAGGTCGACTCGGTCGAGGTGCCCTCGTGTGCTCCCTTTGGGGGCCGGTCCTTGGAGGAGATCTGGAAAGCGGCCACCCCCAGTCTTACCACCTTCCCCACCATCAGGGTGCGGGGCAGCGTCTGGAATCCGCGGAGCCTGGAGGCGGCGCGGCGCCAGGCGCAGCAGATCCTACGAGTGGACCTGGCGCCCGTGGTGAGGATCCGCCGCTTCCCCGTAGCCAGATCGTGA